A window of Bradyrhizobium diazoefficiens genomic DNA:
GCCGAGAAGCGCATGGCGCCGCTGCGCGAGCGCATCGAGAAGACGCGCAAGGTCTATGAAGGCTTGATCACTTTGCCGGAGGAGCGCTCGATCTACGAGCGTTGGACCAAGGCCTGGGCCGAATATTTGAACGGCGTTCAGGAGACGATGGCGCTGTCGCGCAAGAGCACCGGCCACTTCCCGACCGAGGCCAACGAGATGTTGCAGACCAAGGTCGCAAAGATGGCCCAGGCCGCGGATCCCCTGCTTCTGAAGAGCATCGAGCTCAACAATCACGGCGCCGAGACGGAAACCAGGCAGGCGGCCGACAGCTACGCCACCATCTTCCGCCTGCTCGTCGGCATCATCGTTGCTGCCGTCGTGATCGCGATCGGCGCCGCCTATTATCTCGTGCGCGACGTGTCTCGCGGTATTGCCTCGATCATTCGTCCGATGCAGTCGCTCGGCGAGGGTGACCTCTCGGCCGAGGTGCCGCATCGCGGCGAGAAGACCGAGATCGGTTCGATGGCGGATGCGCTCCAGATCTTCAAGGAGGCGTTGATCGCGAAGAAGGCCGCCGATGAAGCCGCCGCCCACGACGCCGAGGCCAAGATCGAACGCGGCCGCCGCGTCGATGCCATCACGCGCAATTTCGAGGCCATGATCGGCGAGGTCGTCGAGACGGTGTCGTCGGCCTCGACCGAGCTCGAGGCCTCCGCGGCCACGCTAACCGGCACGGCGCAGCGCGGCCAGCAGCTCGCAACCGTCGTTGCCGCCGCGTCCGAGGAAGCCTCCACCAACGTCCAGGCAGTGGCGTCCGCCTCGGAAGAGCTGTCGTCCTCCATCACCGAGATCAGCCGCCGCGTGCAGGATTCGGCGCAGATGGCGGCGGAAGCCGTCGAGCAGGCGGCGCGGACCAATGACCGCGTCAACGCGCTGTCGCAGGCGGCCGCCCGCATCGGCGACGTCGTCGAGCTCATCAACACCATCGCGGGCCAGACTAACCTGCTGGCGCTGAATGCGACGATCGAAGCGGCACGCGCCGGCGAAGCCGGCCGCGGCTTCGCCGTCGTCGCCTCCGAAGTCAAGGCACTGGCCGAGCAGACCGCGAAGGCGACCGGCGAGATCGGCGCGCAAGTCGCAGGAATCCAGGCTGCGACGCAAGAATCCGTCAGCGCCATCCAGGAGATCGGCGGCACCATCGAGCGGTTGTCCGAGGTGTCGTCGGCCATCGCCGCCGCCGTCGAGCAGCAGGGCGCGGCGACACAGGAGATTTCGCGCAACGTCCAGCAGGCCGCACTCGGCACGCAGGAAGTCTCGTCCAACATCACCGACGTGCAGCGTGGCGCGATCGACACCGGCTCGGCCTCGGGCGAAGTGCTTTCGGCAGCCAAATCGCTGGCGACCGACAGCACGCGTCTGAAGGTCGAGGTCGCGCAGTTCCTGGAATCGGTCCGCGCGGCCTGATCTCTACGCGCTCGTGGGTGAGGGGTTACGCTCTCATTGAACGCTGCGGCCCCTCACCCGGATTGCTGCGCAATCCGACCTCTCGCCTGATCTTTACGCGCTGGTCTGCGGAGCCGGCGGCGGTGCGACCTGTCGTCGGAACAGGATGCGCTGGTACAGCCAGCCGATCGCGACCAGCACGACGCCGAGGCACATGAAGGACAGCGCCCGGTAGACGCCGGTCAGCGTCGACATGTCGATGACGAAGGCTTTGAGGATCGTCAACGCGATGACGGCGGCCGACGCCAGCCGCGCCCGCTCGGAGTTGACGAGAATGCCGACGCCCAGCAACACCACGCCGAAGGCCAGCCAGCCGACAGAATAGGTGTATTGCTCG
This region includes:
- a CDS encoding methyl-accepting chemotaxis protein: MSKLSIVFKLLTVLSVLVLSLAGVGVMAIGTMQKINAHTVEIAQSWLPSVRALGSMRADINELRVVLRLHLMQQSPEGKEAAEKRMAPLRERIEKTRKVYEGLITLPEERSIYERWTKAWAEYLNGVQETMALSRKSTGHFPTEANEMLQTKVAKMAQAADPLLLKSIELNNHGAETETRQAADSYATIFRLLVGIIVAAVVIAIGAAYYLVRDVSRGIASIIRPMQSLGEGDLSAEVPHRGEKTEIGSMADALQIFKEALIAKKAADEAAAHDAEAKIERGRRVDAITRNFEAMIGEVVETVSSASTELEASAATLTGTAQRGQQLATVVAAASEEASTNVQAVASASEELSSSITEISRRVQDSAQMAAEAVEQAARTNDRVNALSQAAARIGDVVELINTIAGQTNLLALNATIEAARAGEAGRGFAVVASEVKALAEQTAKATGEIGAQVAGIQAATQESVSAIQEIGGTIERLSEVSSAIAAAVEQQGAATQEISRNVQQAALGTQEVSSNITDVQRGAIDTGSASGEVLSAAKSLATDSTRLKVEVAQFLESVRAA